A part of Panulirus ornatus isolate Po-2019 unplaced genomic scaffold, ASM3632096v1 CTG_4196_pilon, whole genome shotgun sequence genomic DNA contains:
- the LOC139748469 gene encoding histone H4-like, whose translation MTGRGKGGAKRHRKVLRDNIQGITKPAIRRLARHGGVKRTSGLIYEETRGVIKVFLENVIRDAVTYTEHAKRKTVIVVYALKRQGRTLYGFAS comes from the coding sequence ATGACTGGACGCGGAAAGGGAGGCGCCAAGCGTCATCGCAAGGTTCTTCGTGACAACATTCAGGGAATCACAAAGCCAGCCATTCGTCGTCTTGCTCGCCATGGAGGAGTCAAACGTACCTCTGGCCTGATCTATGAAGAAACCCGTGGTGTAATCAAGGTTTTCTTAGAAAACGTCATCCGTGATGCTGTCACCTACACTGAGCACGCCAAGAGGAAAACAGTCATTGTGGTTTATGCTCTCAAACGCCAGGGCAGAACTCTATACGGATTTGCCAGTTAa